One genomic segment of Mastomys coucha isolate ucsf_1 unplaced genomic scaffold, UCSF_Mcou_1 pScaffold22, whole genome shotgun sequence includes these proteins:
- the Adgrg3 gene encoding adhesion G protein-coupled receptor G3 isoform X2 codes for METVDMPFVKALIQNISTDVSEDLLYSLMPSQIPRQVMQNEEQPADRVRLPKSLFGALPGNRSAVRLAITVLDIGAGNVFKGPKLLEDKGSSVLNNRMVGLSVGQMHTTGLSEPVEITFSHQRQSPNVILTCVFWDMAKGDWDSQGCSTELGDGRTVCRCDHLTFFALLLRPILDLATAQTLTRISQAGSAVSMIFLAFTMVLYVAFRFSLQRFKAEDAPKIHMALSISLFLLNLTFLINVGSSSQGPPASCWVRAAIFHYFLLCVFTWMGLEAFHLYLLVIRVFNTYFGHYFLKLSLLGWGLPVLVVIGAGSSNSYGVYSIRNQENRTSLELCWFQKEPALYVTVHGYFLVTFLFGAVVLALVAWKIFTLPSVTAGKGQGPTWKSVLTVLGLSSLVGMTWGLAVLTPLGLSTVYIFTLLNSLQGLFIFCWFIILYFPTQSTTASSSGTARMDQAHFVSQE; via the exons ATGGAGACTGTGGACATGCCTTTTGTTAAGGCATTGATCCAGAACATCAGCACGGATGTCTCAGAAGACCTGCTGTACTCTCTGATGCCCTCCCAG ATCCCGAGGCAGGTGATGCAGAATGAGGAACAGCCTGCTGACAGAGTCCGACTTCCCAAGAGCCTGTTTGGAGCCCTGCCTGGCAACAGGTCTGCAGTCCGGTTGGCCATAACTGTTCTAGACATTGGTGCAGGAAATGTCTTTAAG GGCCCCAAGCTCCTTGAGGACAAGGGCAGCAGTGTGCTGAACAACCGCATGGTGGGCTTGAGTGTGGGCCAGATGCACACCACAGGGCTGTCGgaacctgtagagatcacctTCTCCCACCAGCGTCAATCACCT AATGTGATCCTCACCTGTGTATTCTGGGATATGGCTAAAG GAGACTGGGACTCCCAAGGCTGCTCCACAGAGCTCGGGGATGGGAGAACTGTCTGCCGTTGTGACCACTTGACCTTCTTCGCCTTGCTGCTG AGGCCGATCTTGGACCTGGCCACGGCACAGACTCTCACTCGCATCTCCCAGGCGGGCAGTGCCGTCTCCATGATCTTCCTGGCCTTCACCATGGTTCTCTACGTTGCGTTCAG GTTCTCTCTACAAAGGTTCAAGGCTGAAGATGCCCCTAAGATCCACATGGCTCTGAGCATCAGCCTGTTTCTCCTGAATCTTACCTTCTTGATCAATGTGGGGAGCAGCTCTCAAGGCCCCCCAGCCTCCTGCTGGGTCCGAGCTGCCATTTTCCACTACTTCCTGCTCTGCGTCTTCACCTGGATGGGCCTGGAGGCTTTCCACCTCTACCTGCTGGTCATTAGGGTCTTCAATACCTACTTTGGACACTATTTCCTGAAGCTGAGCCTGCTGGGCTGGG GCCTTCCTGTTCTTGTAGTTATTGGTGCTGGAAGTAGTAACAGTTATGGTGTTTACAGCATCCGCAACCAGGAGAACCGCACTTCGCTGGAGTT GTGCTGGTTCCAGAAAGAGCCTGCCCTTTATGTTACTGTCCACGGCTACTTCCTTGTTACCTTCCTCTTCGGCGCTGTGGTGCTGGCTTTGGTGGCCTGGAAGATCTTCACTCTACCCAGTGTCACAGCGGGCAAAGGACAGGGGCCAACCTGGAAGTCAGTCCTAACTGTGCTGGGCCTCTCCAGCCTGGTGGGTATGACCTGGGGGCTGGCTGTTCTCACCCCCCTTGGCTTGTCCACCGTCTACATCTTCACCCTCTTAAACTCTCTGCAAG GACTCTTCATCTTCTGCTGGTTCATCATTCTCTACTTCCCAACTCAGAGCACCACAGCCTCCTCCTCTGGCACTGCCCGCATGGACCAGGCCCACTTTGTGTCCCAGGAGTAG
- the Adgrg3 gene encoding adhesion G protein-coupled receptor G3 isoform X1 has product MATARSLGLLFFLLLTSEEKTTEEPRNICRRVKEDHEYEVFDLNDIARCFTKCGQSENSACDLGKLQRYWLNYESYLLENSMETVDMPFVKALIQNISTDVSEDLLYSLMPSQIPRQVMQNEEQPADRVRLPKSLFGALPGNRSAVRLAITVLDIGAGNVFKGPKLLEDKGSSVLNNRMVGLSVGQMHTTGLSEPVEITFSHQRQSPNVILTCVFWDMAKGDWDSQGCSTELGDGRTVCRCDHLTFFALLLRPILDLATAQTLTRISQAGSAVSMIFLAFTMVLYVAFRFSLQRFKAEDAPKIHMALSISLFLLNLTFLINVGSSSQGPPASCWVRAAIFHYFLLCVFTWMGLEAFHLYLLVIRVFNTYFGHYFLKLSLLGWGLPVLVVIGAGSSNSYGVYSIRNQENRTSLELCWFQKEPALYVTVHGYFLVTFLFGAVVLALVAWKIFTLPSVTAGKGQGPTWKSVLTVLGLSSLVGMTWGLAVLTPLGLSTVYIFTLLNSLQGLFIFCWFIILYFPTQSTTASSSGTARMDQAHFVSQE; this is encoded by the exons AGGAGAAGACCACCGAAGAGCCAAGGAACATCTGCCGCCGGGTCAAGGAGGACCATGAGTATGAGGTCTTCGACTTGAATGACATTGCTAGGTGCTTCACCAAGTGCGGGCAATCAGAGAACAGCGCCTGTGACTTAGGGAAGTTGCAGAG ATACTGGTTGAACTATGAGTCCTACCTGCTGGAGAATTCCATGGAGACTGTGGACATGCCTTTTGTTAAGGCATTGATCCAGAACATCAGCACGGATGTCTCAGAAGACCTGCTGTACTCTCTGATGCCCTCCCAG ATCCCGAGGCAGGTGATGCAGAATGAGGAACAGCCTGCTGACAGAGTCCGACTTCCCAAGAGCCTGTTTGGAGCCCTGCCTGGCAACAGGTCTGCAGTCCGGTTGGCCATAACTGTTCTAGACATTGGTGCAGGAAATGTCTTTAAG GGCCCCAAGCTCCTTGAGGACAAGGGCAGCAGTGTGCTGAACAACCGCATGGTGGGCTTGAGTGTGGGCCAGATGCACACCACAGGGCTGTCGgaacctgtagagatcacctTCTCCCACCAGCGTCAATCACCT AATGTGATCCTCACCTGTGTATTCTGGGATATGGCTAAAG GAGACTGGGACTCCCAAGGCTGCTCCACAGAGCTCGGGGATGGGAGAACTGTCTGCCGTTGTGACCACTTGACCTTCTTCGCCTTGCTGCTG AGGCCGATCTTGGACCTGGCCACGGCACAGACTCTCACTCGCATCTCCCAGGCGGGCAGTGCCGTCTCCATGATCTTCCTGGCCTTCACCATGGTTCTCTACGTTGCGTTCAG GTTCTCTCTACAAAGGTTCAAGGCTGAAGATGCCCCTAAGATCCACATGGCTCTGAGCATCAGCCTGTTTCTCCTGAATCTTACCTTCTTGATCAATGTGGGGAGCAGCTCTCAAGGCCCCCCAGCCTCCTGCTGGGTCCGAGCTGCCATTTTCCACTACTTCCTGCTCTGCGTCTTCACCTGGATGGGCCTGGAGGCTTTCCACCTCTACCTGCTGGTCATTAGGGTCTTCAATACCTACTTTGGACACTATTTCCTGAAGCTGAGCCTGCTGGGCTGGG GCCTTCCTGTTCTTGTAGTTATTGGTGCTGGAAGTAGTAACAGTTATGGTGTTTACAGCATCCGCAACCAGGAGAACCGCACTTCGCTGGAGTT GTGCTGGTTCCAGAAAGAGCCTGCCCTTTATGTTACTGTCCACGGCTACTTCCTTGTTACCTTCCTCTTCGGCGCTGTGGTGCTGGCTTTGGTGGCCTGGAAGATCTTCACTCTACCCAGTGTCACAGCGGGCAAAGGACAGGGGCCAACCTGGAAGTCAGTCCTAACTGTGCTGGGCCTCTCCAGCCTGGTGGGTATGACCTGGGGGCTGGCTGTTCTCACCCCCCTTGGCTTGTCCACCGTCTACATCTTCACCCTCTTAAACTCTCTGCAAG GACTCTTCATCTTCTGCTGGTTCATCATTCTCTACTTCCCAACTCAGAGCACCACAGCCTCCTCCTCTGGCACTGCCCGCATGGACCAGGCCCACTTTGTGTCCCAGGAGTAG